A genome region from Macrotis lagotis isolate mMagLag1 chromosome 4, bilby.v1.9.chrom.fasta, whole genome shotgun sequence includes the following:
- the CWF19L1 gene encoding CWF19-like protein 1 isoform X3, which translates to MDLKPRYHFAALEKTYYERLPYRNHTVLQETAQHVTRFIALANVGNPEKRKYLYAFSILPLNLMDVAELVKQPPDVTENPYRKSGKEALSGKQGLALQDEPACQFFFDLSKNQGRKRQSTGSYNKGASPKQRKPPQPLGSCWFCLASPEVEKHLVVSIGTHCYLALAKGGLCDDHVLILPIGHYQSVVDLSREVVEELEKYKSAVRQLFKSKGKRCVLFERNYRSHHLQLQVVPIPLSCCTTDDIKETFIVQAQEQHIELLEIPEHSDIQQIVQTGVPYFYVELDTGEKLFHRIKKNFPLHFGREVLASETILNIPDKSDWRQCPHSREEEEALARLFRKHFEPFDFTQED; encoded by the exons ATGGACTTGAAGCCCAGGTATCATTTTGCTGCCTTGGAAAAGACTTATTATGAGAGACTTCCTTATCG CAACCACACTGTCCTCCAGGAAACTGCTCAGCATGTTACCCGATTCATAGCTCTGGCAAATGTGGGAAACCCAGAAAAGAGAAAG taCCTCTATGCATTCAGTATCCTCCCTCTTAATCTGATGGATGTGGCAGAGCTAGTGAAGCAACCACCAGATGTCACTGAAAACCCATACAGAAAATCTGGGAAAGAAGCATTATCAGGAAAACAGGGCCTAGCTCTACAG GATGAACCAGCCTGtcagtttttctttgatttaagcAAAAACCAGGGAAGGAAACGTCAATCCACTGGGAGTTATAACAAGGGTGCCTCCCCCAAGCAGCGGAAACCTC CTCAGCCCCTAGGATCCTGTTGGTTCTGTCTCGCTAGTCCTGAAGTGGAAAAGCATCTGGTCGTCAGCATTGGCACACAT TGCTACCTTGCCCTGGCCAAAGGTGGACTATGTGATGACCATGTGCTGATCCTGCCTATTGGACACTACCAGTCAGTGGTGGATCTTTCAAGAGAGGTGGTAGAAGAACTGGAAAAGTACAAGTCCGCTGTGAGGCAGCTCTTTAAGAGCAAAGGGAAGCGATGTGTTCTGTTTGAGAGGAATTACAGGAGTCATCACCTCCAGCTCCAG GTTGTTCCCATCCCTCTCAGCTGCTGTACCACTGATGACATCAAGGAGACCTTCATCGTCCAGGCCCAGGAGCAACATATTGAGCTGCTGGAGATCCCAGAGCACTCGGACATCCAGCAG ATCGTACAGACTGGAGTACCGTATTTTTATGTGGAGTTGGACACAGGAGAGAAGCTCTTCCACAGAATTAAGAagaattttcctttacattttggaag GGAGGTTTTGGCAAGTGAGACCATCCTCAACATTCCCGACAAGTCTGACTGGAGGCAGTGCCCTCATAGCCGAGAAGAGGAGGAAGCCCTTGCTCGCTTGTTCCGGAAGCATTTCGAGCCCTTTGACTTTACTCAGGAGGACTGA
- the CWF19L1 gene encoding CWF19-like protein 1 isoform X2 translates to MPKGDVDTKKKGSSLISLLAMDLKPRYHFAALEKTYYERLPYRNHTVLQETAQHVTRFIALANVGNPEKRKYLYAFSILPLNLMDVAELVKQPPDVTENPYRKSGKEALSGKQGLALQDEPACQFFFDLSKNQGRKRQSTGSYNKGASPKQRKPPQPLGSCWFCLASPEVEKHLVVSIGTHCYLALAKGGLCDDHVLILPIGHYQSVVDLSREVVEELEKYKSAVRQLFKSKGKRCVLFERNYRSHHLQLQVVPIPLSCCTTDDIKETFIVQAQEQHIELLEIPEHSDIQQIVQTGVPYFYVELDTGEKLFHRIKKNFPLHFGREVLASETILNIPDKSDWRQCPHSREEEEALARLFRKHFEPFDFTQED, encoded by the exons ATGCCAAAG GGAGATGTGGATACCAAGAAAAAAGGCTCCTCTTTGATCTCCCTTCTTGCCATGGACTTGAAGCCCAGGTATCATTTTGCTGCCTTGGAAAAGACTTATTATGAGAGACTTCCTTATCG CAACCACACTGTCCTCCAGGAAACTGCTCAGCATGTTACCCGATTCATAGCTCTGGCAAATGTGGGAAACCCAGAAAAGAGAAAG taCCTCTATGCATTCAGTATCCTCCCTCTTAATCTGATGGATGTGGCAGAGCTAGTGAAGCAACCACCAGATGTCACTGAAAACCCATACAGAAAATCTGGGAAAGAAGCATTATCAGGAAAACAGGGCCTAGCTCTACAG GATGAACCAGCCTGtcagtttttctttgatttaagcAAAAACCAGGGAAGGAAACGTCAATCCACTGGGAGTTATAACAAGGGTGCCTCCCCCAAGCAGCGGAAACCTC CTCAGCCCCTAGGATCCTGTTGGTTCTGTCTCGCTAGTCCTGAAGTGGAAAAGCATCTGGTCGTCAGCATTGGCACACAT TGCTACCTTGCCCTGGCCAAAGGTGGACTATGTGATGACCATGTGCTGATCCTGCCTATTGGACACTACCAGTCAGTGGTGGATCTTTCAAGAGAGGTGGTAGAAGAACTGGAAAAGTACAAGTCCGCTGTGAGGCAGCTCTTTAAGAGCAAAGGGAAGCGATGTGTTCTGTTTGAGAGGAATTACAGGAGTCATCACCTCCAGCTCCAG GTTGTTCCCATCCCTCTCAGCTGCTGTACCACTGATGACATCAAGGAGACCTTCATCGTCCAGGCCCAGGAGCAACATATTGAGCTGCTGGAGATCCCAGAGCACTCGGACATCCAGCAG ATCGTACAGACTGGAGTACCGTATTTTTATGTGGAGTTGGACACAGGAGAGAAGCTCTTCCACAGAATTAAGAagaattttcctttacattttggaag GGAGGTTTTGGCAAGTGAGACCATCCTCAACATTCCCGACAAGTCTGACTGGAGGCAGTGCCCTCATAGCCGAGAAGAGGAGGAAGCCCTTGCTCGCTTGTTCCGGAAGCATTTCGAGCCCTTTGACTTTACTCAGGAGGACTGA
- the CWF19L1 gene encoding CWF19-like protein 1 isoform X1 — MAPKPLRLLACGDVEGRFEALFARVRAVQRKSGDFDLLLCVGNFFGSTPSTEWEEYKTGVKKAPIQTYVLGANDQEAVKYFPDVEGCELAENITYLGRKGVFTGASGLQIAYLSGTESLAEPAPPYSFTSKDVCSLKATLQSTSHFKGVDVLLTSPWPKGVGNFGNASGDVDTKKKGSSLISLLAMDLKPRYHFAALEKTYYERLPYRNHTVLQETAQHVTRFIALANVGNPEKRKYLYAFSILPLNLMDVAELVKQPPDVTENPYRKSGKEALSGKQGLALQDEPACQFFFDLSKNQGRKRQSTGSYNKGASPKQRKPPQPLGSCWFCLASPEVEKHLVVSIGTHCYLALAKGGLCDDHVLILPIGHYQSVVDLSREVVEELEKYKSAVRQLFKSKGKRCVLFERNYRSHHLQLQVVPIPLSCCTTDDIKETFIVQAQEQHIELLEIPEHSDIQQIVQTGVPYFYVELDTGEKLFHRIKKNFPLHFGREVLASETILNIPDKSDWRQCPHSREEEEALARLFRKHFEPFDFTQED; from the exons ATGGCTCCGAAGCCGCTGCGCCT GTTGGCCTGCGGAGACGTGGAGGGCCGGTTCGAGGCCCTGTTCGCCAGAGTCCGCGCCGTCCAGAGGAAGAGCGGAGACTTCGAC CTGTTGTTGTGTGTAGGTAACTTCTTTGGATCTACACCAAGTACTGAATGGGAGGAATACAAGACAGGAGTCAAGAAAG CACCTATTCAAACTTATGTACTTGGTGCTAATGACCAGGAAGCTGTCAAATACTTCCCAGATGTTGAAGGATGTGAACTAGCTGAAAACATTACTTACCTAG GTAGAAAAGGTGTTTTCACTGGTGCCTCAGGACTACAGATCGCATACCTCAGTGGGACAGAGTCATTGGCTGAGCCTGCCCCACCTTACAGTTTTACCTCCAAAGATGTATGCTCACTGAAAGCTACTTTGCAGTCCACATCACATTTTAAAGGTGTTGATGTCTTACTGACATCCCCATGGCCCAAAGGTGTGGGGAACTTTGGAAATGCTTCT GGAGATGTGGATACCAAGAAAAAAGGCTCCTCTTTGATCTCCCTTCTTGCCATGGACTTGAAGCCCAGGTATCATTTTGCTGCCTTGGAAAAGACTTATTATGAGAGACTTCCTTATCG CAACCACACTGTCCTCCAGGAAACTGCTCAGCATGTTACCCGATTCATAGCTCTGGCAAATGTGGGAAACCCAGAAAAGAGAAAG taCCTCTATGCATTCAGTATCCTCCCTCTTAATCTGATGGATGTGGCAGAGCTAGTGAAGCAACCACCAGATGTCACTGAAAACCCATACAGAAAATCTGGGAAAGAAGCATTATCAGGAAAACAGGGCCTAGCTCTACAG GATGAACCAGCCTGtcagtttttctttgatttaagcAAAAACCAGGGAAGGAAACGTCAATCCACTGGGAGTTATAACAAGGGTGCCTCCCCCAAGCAGCGGAAACCTC CTCAGCCCCTAGGATCCTGTTGGTTCTGTCTCGCTAGTCCTGAAGTGGAAAAGCATCTGGTCGTCAGCATTGGCACACAT TGCTACCTTGCCCTGGCCAAAGGTGGACTATGTGATGACCATGTGCTGATCCTGCCTATTGGACACTACCAGTCAGTGGTGGATCTTTCAAGAGAGGTGGTAGAAGAACTGGAAAAGTACAAGTCCGCTGTGAGGCAGCTCTTTAAGAGCAAAGGGAAGCGATGTGTTCTGTTTGAGAGGAATTACAGGAGTCATCACCTCCAGCTCCAG GTTGTTCCCATCCCTCTCAGCTGCTGTACCACTGATGACATCAAGGAGACCTTCATCGTCCAGGCCCAGGAGCAACATATTGAGCTGCTGGAGATCCCAGAGCACTCGGACATCCAGCAG ATCGTACAGACTGGAGTACCGTATTTTTATGTGGAGTTGGACACAGGAGAGAAGCTCTTCCACAGAATTAAGAagaattttcctttacattttggaag GGAGGTTTTGGCAAGTGAGACCATCCTCAACATTCCCGACAAGTCTGACTGGAGGCAGTGCCCTCATAGCCGAGAAGAGGAGGAAGCCCTTGCTCGCTTGTTCCGGAAGCATTTCGAGCCCTTTGACTTTACTCAGGAGGACTGA
- the BLOC1S2 gene encoding biogenesis of lysosome-related organelles complex 1 subunit 2, protein MAAAAEDVSAAQRDGLGRDDAAVETAEEATEPAEADITGLCQDMFSKMATYLTGELTATSEDYKLLENMNKLTSLKYLEMKDIAVNIGRNLKDLNQKYAALQPYLDQITLIEEQVAALEQAAYKLDAYSKKLEAKYKKLERR, encoded by the exons ATGGCGGCCGCGGCCGAGGACGTCTCCGCCGCCCAGCGGGACGGCCTGGGCCGAG ACGATGCCGCGGTGGAGACGGCGGAGGAGGCCACGGAGCCGGCCGAGGCGGACATCACGGGGCTGTGCCAGGACATGTTCTCCAAAATGGCCACCTACCTGACGGGCGAGCTGACGG CCACCAGCGAGGACTACAAACTGCTGGAAAACATGAACAAACTGACGAGCCTCAAGTACCTGGAGATGAAGGACATCGCCGTCAACATCGGCAGGAACCTCAAGGACCTCAACCAGAAGT atgcaGCACTTCAGCCTTATCTGGATCAGATCACTTTAATTGAGGAGCAAGTAGCAGCTCTTGAGCAAGCAGCCTACAAGTTGGATGCATATTCAAAGAAACTGG AAGCAAAATACAAGAAGTTGGAGAGGCGATGA